AAACTTCcccctagcatagcccacggcagcctgggatgattattttgacagctctgggatccccaatttctttgttattggggcaggaggaataaagtgttgtcaccctgattatgtgaacgAGGAACTTGAGACTGATTTATGACAGAGTCAcaccatcaattaagtagcactcgctagacaagggacatgggtgccacaACCCAGTGacttgagagaggttggggactggtgtgtgtatcttttgagggcctggaacaccaattgcacatcctcttctctccactgttaaagagcagagctaattttgattccattaggagtcatctagaggctgctgagctgaattcaattTGGGCTGATGGTGCACCGGCACCGgtgctcccctactacaagctgaaatcactaaaagagctaagcttactgagctgagatcactgagtgctgtgttaactagtgggggagcctgaagatctatcactATGTGGCTGGtagagtgaagcagtttgcagcacgttggagcagcccacggaagagtgagtggagcggtttgtggggacggctggaggGGCTCATGGGTTGGCTGGAGAAGCGGCACAGCTGCTGGAGTGAAGCTGGTTGTGGTGagagctgcagcagaactccacagagaggtggagcagtcagccccggcccacgtaaggtgccccttaacaccctgcatgtgcccccccccccatttctacCCAGGCTGAgggagtaaaactctgcagataaacttgaactctggggtggcactgaccagagacagagacttttgggttgttggactttggggtgattggacttaagaccctaaagggaaaaggacattgccaaaacttacttggtgggtcttttgctcatggtttacattatgaatcctgtttgtggtgtttccccagtatgatgccacattgtttccctcttttattaaaaggattttgctacactcagactctgtgcttgcgagaggggaagtattgcttcctagaggcacccagggagTGGTATGTAATTATCCCAGGTcattgggtgggggcttgagctagTTTTGCAtttgcgttattgaaacggaacccctggatactgaacccggccctttgttgctgccaactcagaggggcagaagggttacacatcgatccccgaatgcgctccccattgactccggaactccaccagggcaagaggcggaagcggagtcaacaggggagtggcGGTCATCAATCCCGCGCTGCAAGGAcgtgaagtaagtcaatctaagtcgatctaagatagcaacttcagctatgagaatagcatagctgaagtcgatgtatcttagattaGATCAATCCCCCACACacagtgtagacgaggcctaagTATACTAGGGTCTATTTGCTCCTTTATAGGAGCTGGGCATAATGGGAACAATGAGTTTGATGATGCACCAATGGTCAGAAATAGTCATGTAGAAgttaaattatttgaaatatttgattAAACTGTTAAGAGTTAAGtctaaatatatttaatgtaaacaatttcataaatatttttgcattattgAATGCATTAAGGGACAGATTGTGCAACGATTACTCACATTTGTAAGCATTTATTCACACAAATATCCCCacatgaaatcctgtccccagtgaaatcaatggagtttcacccacagacttcaatgagactatttGTGGGAGTAAATGCCCACCACTGTAAGAATTGAAAAATCTAGCGCTGTGTTTACTGTATTCCATAAATACCCATACTTTCTCACCATGCTACAGCAGTGGCACATTTTCTCTGGTTGCATATTATGTTTTAATCCATGAACCCAGCCTCCATCATCCACTTATTAAATATTCAAACAAGCACCTGCAAGCCTTCTCCCATGTTACCCCTTGCCCTTGGAAGGAGCACCTTATAAACACCCACAAAACTAACTCTCTTCAGCCATGATtactacaaaaaacttgacaacagataggctgctggtgtgctcagATCAGCTGATCATGCTGACCAAtgctgtctcattgttttcttgtatgtactcccccatctgtcttaTATTAGATTATATTGTGTTTTATACAGTGCATAGTataatgaggtcctggtccatgactgatgCTCTTATGGGCTACAATATAAATCATAATTTATTGTAATCAGAAGCCACTTTTCTATAACAATGAAAATCCCAGGGGAAACACTTTCGCATCATCAATTCTCCTAGTCCTTTTAGATTATTTGTTAATTATGGGCCATGTTTTGCAGAAAGTTAAGCAGCAGTTTACATCAACCTGTGGAAATTAACTGGCTTGACAGAGAGACTCTCAGCATCACTGCTATGACAGAGGGTCTgtcagttttatattttaaatcaggggtggccaacctgtggctccggagccacatgcagctcttcagaagttaatatgtggctccttgtatagcacaaactccggggctggagctacaagcGCCAACTTTCTAGTGTGCTGggcagtgctcactgctcaacccctggctctgccacagccctgcccccactccacaccttcccaagcctgccatgcccttgctcctcctccccagagcctcctgcatgccacaaaacagtgatcaggaggtgcggggagggaggtggaggcacTGATTGGCATGGCcaccggtgggcaggaggcactgggagcaggggggtgaaCTGATGGGGGGCTGACGACATatttctgtggctctttggcaatgcacattggtaaattctggatcCGGATCAGGTTGGCCACCCGTTTTAAACTTTGTGTTCACAGTTCAGTCATTCTCACATTTTACTCAACCCAGCATCCAGAAAGTTCACATATGAAGCATTCACTATGAACTGAAAATAAAGTGAATCATTACTCACATTTTTAAGTCTACTGTTAGAACTGACCATCTTTCTAAAAAAATGACATGATAGCAGGATAGAAGGGATTATAAACCAGCTTTCAGTTGCTACAATAAACACCtttcattaatatttaataattattcTCAGTTTTCCTACCAGCATATGGTCTTGAAGTAATTTACAgcaacttttctttttcattgtaCCAGGGGGCTTAATCTATTCAGTTATTTGTTGTAACAAATTATTTGCATGCGTGTCCACCAGCTAAGTAGGGAGCAAGTGTGTATTTAACACATTTAGATTAGTTTTGTTGAAACTTCAGAAGAGGCAAGGTGCTGTAAGGGCAAATAAGCAGGTAACTGTATCAGTACCTTGGGGCACACCTAAAAAGAGTGGTAGGCTCAATTGACTAGTCTGGAGATTCAAGTGTATTCTTGCATTTTACATACAGAATTGCATGCTTTTAAGTGTGGATAAtgtgcattttgtttgtttgaggaaTAAATATGCCTATGAGGTAAATGACATAAAAagtttgtggtgtttttgtcACTACATCACTTTTGTGGTTGCAGAAAAACCCGGTAATACCCTATTCTGAAGAAGGCAGATCCAGTCCACAAATAAGAGCATGTATTATCCTGCACTAATAGTTATACCATATTCCAATCCACTGTGAAATTCTAATATGTataatatacatatacacatttttgtttaaacaaaacactGCAAGTAACTGAAAAACGAGGTCAAGACAGTAAATGTTTAGGTGTTCAACCCTTCACAGACTTGTTCTTCTAtcttctttctctgcttccctcccaCTTCGCTTGTCTCCAATCAGTTATTTTTTCACTTCTTTCATTTAGGAGCTATTATGAACAGTTTGGTATATGTGACCTGTTGCCGCCCCTCCCTCCTACCACCACACTTACAGGTTGCTGTATTCTAGCATTTTTCACACATAGATCCCAGAGACTTTTACAAGGGAAGGCAAGTAGTATTCTCCCCTTTAACAGAAAAGGCACAGACAGTAAGTGGCATAGCTACTCTACCAGAATGCAGATCTGCCTCCTAGCCCCCTACCCTATACCCCAGACCATGCCATCTCTCTGCTTAAAGTATTTGTGAATATCATGGAACTCACTCACTAGATTACCAAATGTTTTCCCTTGCTTGGTCTGCActgacttcctgcttctccctGGGGTACATTAAGTTCAgaatgcaaaataaacaaacaaacaatctccccTTCTGTAGTGGAGATGCATTTTTCATCCATAGTGACTTGGCACTCTAAACATAAATATctacaatctaaataaaaatgGATATATATCTAGGCTCCAACTTTGACTTCTTCAAGTGGGAGTTCAGTCTACTTacacacaactatttttaaaGATTACTTATTTTGTACTTTTTAATGGGACATTAAAGGACTGTAGTTTAGGCCCATAATTTGTCTTCAGTGAGGTTTAaaaacaatctgatttttttagGCTTCCATTATACGTACACTCCTGATATAGGTTCATCCTACTGCTGCAGAGCTGCAAGCAGTCAGCAGAGGAAGCACAAGTTAACTAACCAGTTATTACCCAAACTTCTAGACTCTACAAAAGATTTTGATAAATAGTGAAGATGGAAATTACAGACTGCTGTCAGATTGCAAAGGGGCAGGATTCTTCCCTCCACTTACACTGGCAATAGGGAacaaactgaggcagaaagtggGCCAAGAGCTCATGTGAAACTGAACAGAAACTCCACTGTTTGGAGGTCTCATAGTGAAGATAGAGAAGCCACCAGAGTCAGCAGGTTCTCATGCCATCAAGAGCAAAAGTACATGGCAAAGAATCACATGTCAAAACTGGAGGTCTGGTCCAGCATTTACTTCCTATAGTGGGAGTAAAGTGGTGATAGTCAATGgcttaggaaaaactttgtattGTCAAGAGAAGGCCCTGGGTTCTGTGGAGCAGGGTTTCTGCTCCTGCACTAGCAGATAAGGGTCAGAGATCTGCATCTTTAGAAGCAGATATAACAGATTCTTGAACTACCCCTGGATCTGTGGGCAATAGCCCCAGTCTCTCCCACAAGGCTTCACAGATTGGGGCCTCAGGGATCTTTGGCAAGGTATCCTCTTGTACATCTTTTTCCATACTCAGCATTGATTGAGCCTAAGTACGTGGATGAGATAGGTGGAGAGTGAGAAGAGAATTACAGTGTGCAAGATAGAAGGCGGCAAACCCTCTATAGCAACAGTTGTGATTCAATTACTTTTATATTTCTGAAGAGGTGACAGCAATTATGGATAGTGAAAAACAAATAGAATCCATGACTAAAAATAATTTCTTGTGGAGTGGCTCCCTATTCACGTGTTGCATCATGTTTCTGAATGAGAACTGAAGAGGACTCTTGTTCCCATGCACATTACTCCTTAAGGTTACTTGAAGGAATCTCCTTTGTTTCAAAAGGAACTCCCACCCATAGGCTTTTGGCATTTGAACTCAGTAAGCATGCCTCGAAAGGCAATTAAACAtattgcacaaacacacacattactCGTTAGACGGATAGACATTAACGTTTAGAttcaaggatggtgtccctagcctctgcttgccagaagctgggaatgagtgacagaggatggatcacttgatgattacctcttctgttcattccttctggggcacctggcactggccactgacagaagggctagatggacctttggtctgatctagtatggccgttcttaaaTTCTTAAAGCCAATAAAAACTATTAGAAAACTTGCTTTGATTAGTAAAATATTTAGTAGTTATTTTAATGTGTCTCTTTGAACCAAATATACAAGACAAACATTtacatcttaaaatatttttgcagctttaacaaataaacaaaaccaacagTGGCAGTAGCTTGCTTTTAGTGCCTAAGATAAATCTTACACATGTAGATGAACTCTCCATTAAAAGCCATTATTCTGTGAACTTACCCTGCCTCTCCCCCTAAATGTTTGACCGGAAGTAATTTGCACAAACTGCTAAAGTcaagatttgaaagaaaaaaaaaaatagtttaataaaTTAGCCTCTTTCTGCCTTTCTCCTTGCTCCTTTCTCCCTGTGTCATGCCCCACTCCCTTTTACATGAATGGAAAAAGCTCATACTAAGTGTTTTTCCATATAATAAATAATCTGTTTCAACATGCTCACTTTCCCACTACAGTAAAGAGTAAACACAATACTTTATAGCCTGTATTTCAATGCCTTAGTTTCAGATAATAGCATCTCAACATTGTAATTGTGTGCTTTGAGACAGATATGGTTACCATTATTCACTCCACACAAAGATAAAACACCTTTACCCATCTCTATAGTTTGAGTTACTCCTTTATAAGTAATTTCAAATGAGATAGAATTTCAATACCTGATGACCAAACTAGAACAGAAGACTGCACAGGATCAAAATCTTCAGACATCTGAGAAATCATTTTCTGTAATGTGTACCCTTGTCTGGGCATAGCAATATCATCCTTCTTTAAAGAAGTTACTGGACAGAGATCATTCCCACCATCACCTACATATataatttttgtatattttactcCTTGCTGTAACTTTTTATCTACAAATTCTTCTAACACTTTTCTTTTGCAGAGGTTTTTAGGGCACTTTGCACAATGATGAGTGTGAAAATTCTGCACAGTAAGATAGCCAGTGCCACTGAAAGTTGCAGGATTTGTAAACACTTCATCAAGCACTTCATGAAAGTTAGCAGCTTTTAAAATCCAGTCAATAAATACTGTATTAGAATCTGAAATTATTATGCAATCAAAGAAATCTTTGTTCTTGCCAATAAAATCTAAAAGATCTCTCATTCCTGAAGTGAAAGGAATTGTTGTCATAGTTCTTTTCATCTCATCTTCTCTTACTCCACTGTCTCCCAAATATCTAAAGACCCTGCTCATGTATTCTGTCCAATGTCCTTTTTGATAGGAGTTTCTTAATTTGTTAGGCAGTTTTTCCTCAGGAGCACATTTCACAATCCAGGTGTCACTGTTTTCATCTATGACTGTATAGTCAAAGTCAAAAACCAGCAGAAACTTCATAGTTGTTAGATAAGAATATAttctgaaaaaaagagaaataaatttgtttatataAACAGATGCTTCTACTAAGTACTGAATTCCTACCATGACCTCCTGCTTGGAAAAGTGCAATTCTGCGAGAAAAAAGTCAGCAAGACAAATGTATAAATGTAGTGAGCTGTCTATGAGAGCTACATCTGTCGGAAAGGTGCTCAACCAAGCAGATGATCTGTAAAGGTCAAAATTCTAATTCACTATCTAACTACATTTTTCATTAGATGGTATAAAAAGTATCTGAAACAACATAATTGTATTGTTACTCACTAGTCTTCGCTGACACAAGCTCAATCTTGCATTCCTTGGACAGCATCATTTAAACAGCCAGGTGGCACTTCAGTTCTAAATTTTTTTATCCACATCATCAGCCAAAGCAACCCTCACAGCTTAAATTCTTCAGCTTGCGGACAGGAGATGGAAGCTTTTTATGAAAACCTTGAGAGAGACATTTGAAGATGCTGTTGTTGCTAGGAGTTTAACCcgttttctctcccccccacacacacacttaaaaaaatcccaacaactAGTAACAATATTCAAGCAGCCACCTTGACTCAAAAATCAAGAACGCAAATAATACTAGCAGTGACTATCAGTGTTGACTTGTTATGGGGAGATTTGTAGGTGACTGTGGACCTGCAGCATTAGAGTTTATGGACCAGCCCCGA
The window above is part of the Chelonoidis abingdonii isolate Lonesome George chromosome 10, CheloAbing_2.0, whole genome shotgun sequence genome. Proteins encoded here:
- the PHOSPHO2 gene encoding pyridoxal phosphate phosphatase PHOSPHO2 encodes the protein MKFLLVFDFDYTVIDENSDTWIVKCAPEEKLPNKLRNSYQKGHWTEYMSRVFRYLGDSGVREDEMKRTMTTIPFTSGMRDLLDFIGKNKDFFDCIIISDSNTVFIDWILKAANFHEVLDEVFTNPATFSGTGYLTVQNFHTHHCAKCPKNLCKRKVLEEFVDKKLQQGVKYTKIIYVGDGGNDLCPVTSLKKDDIAMPRQGYTLQKMISQMSEDFDPVQSSVLVWSSGIEILSHLKLLIKE